The Chryseobacterium suipulveris genome window below encodes:
- the murG gene encoding undecaprenyldiphospho-muramoylpentapeptide beta-N-acetylglucosaminyltransferase — translation MSGGGTGGHIFPAIAIADEIKSRFPNAEFLFIGANGKMEMEKVPQSGYKIVGLNIAGFDRGNLLSNFKLPFKIVSSLLKARKTIREFKPDFAVGTGGFASGPALFTASRLGVPIFVQEQNSLPGKTNIFLSKKAKAVFTAYPAMEKFFHGTKTLFLGNPIRKNIITDLMERSAAKEKLGLDKDKLTILSVGGSLGSRTLNNGWKDNLNTILEKDFQLIWQTGKTDYQSILAETESKQHRNLQIVEFIKNMEMAYSAADVIVSRAGAIAISELAVAQKPVLLVPFPFAAEDHQTKNALTLVEKNAARMVKDTEMKEKFLPTLMEICENEQLRNEMSENLKFFAKPNAAKEIVDNIIKTSDLKI, via the coding sequence ATGAGCGGCGGCGGAACAGGAGGACACATCTTCCCTGCAATCGCCATTGCCGATGAAATCAAGAGCAGATTTCCGAATGCCGAATTTCTGTTCATCGGTGCGAACGGAAAAATGGAGATGGAAAAGGTTCCGCAATCGGGATACAAAATTGTGGGACTGAACATCGCTGGTTTCGACCGTGGAAATTTGTTGAGCAACTTCAAACTGCCATTCAAGATTGTTTCCAGTTTGCTGAAGGCGAGAAAAACGATCAGGGAATTCAAACCTGATTTTGCGGTGGGAACAGGTGGTTTTGCAAGTGGGCCAGCTTTGTTTACCGCTTCACGATTGGGGGTTCCGATTTTTGTTCAGGAGCAGAATTCGCTTCCAGGAAAAACGAATATTTTCCTTTCCAAAAAGGCGAAAGCAGTTTTTACCGCATATCCAGCAATGGAGAAGTTTTTCCACGGAACTAAGACTTTGTTTTTAGGAAATCCGATCCGGAAGAATATTATTACGGATTTAATGGAAAGGAGTGCGGCAAAAGAAAAGCTTGGATTGGATAAAGACAAACTGACCATTCTTTCTGTCGGCGGTTCATTAGGTTCACGAACATTGAACAACGGTTGGAAGGACAACTTGAACACAATTTTAGAAAAAGATTTCCAGCTGATTTGGCAAACTGGGAAAACCGACTACCAATCGATTTTGGCTGAAACCGAATCGAAGCAGCACCGTAACCTGCAGATTGTCGAGTTTATTAAGAATATGGAAATGGCATATTCTGCTGCAGATGTGATTGTTTCGAGAGCGGGAGCAATTGCGATTTCGGAGCTGGCGGTGGCGCAGAAACCTGTGTTACTGGTTCCGTTTCCGTTTGCTGCGGAAGACCATCAAACCAAAAACGCGCTGACTTTGGTTGAAAAAAATGCAGCAAGAATGGTGAAAGACACCGAAATGAAAGAAAAGTTTCTGCCGACTTTAATGGAAATCTGCGAGAATGAGCAGTTGCGAAACGAAATGTCAGAAAACTTGAAATTCTTCGCAAAACCCAATGCAGCAAAGGAAATTGTGGATAATATAATAAAGACATCAGACTTAAAGATTTGA
- the murC gene encoding UDP-N-acetylmuramate--L-alanine ligase, whose amino-acid sequence MKDLKTYQTFYFVGIGGIGMSALARYFNASGKTVLGYDKTQTKLTSALISEGIDIVFEDSINDKIQNLDKENTLVIYTPAIKKLDILNYFNDNGFTVLKRAKVLGMITENTDCIAVAGTHGKTTTSSLVAHLCNEANLPFSCFLGGIAENFKSNFLFNGDQVSVVEADEYDRSFLNLSPDWAIITSTDADHLDIYGDKATIEQGFRDFANLVPENEHLFIRKGIQIGRGAKTYAVNEKADFYSDNIREVGDKIYFDFHAPNAEADDFVWEIPGIHNVENATAAIALLNSFGVDFETLKLGIANFKGIKRRYTKHSFENGKIYIDDYAHHPTELNAVIGSIKHFYPQKKLLVAFQPHLFSRTRDFADGFAESLNQADELILLDIYPARELQENFEGVTSDWLLEKVKLDKKEVSTLGESFNKIKEKDFDVLLTVGAGNIDTLYDSIVEWLSKK is encoded by the coding sequence ATGAAAGATTTAAAAACATATCAAACCTTCTACTTCGTCGGAATCGGCGGCATCGGAATGAGTGCTTTGGCGCGCTATTTCAATGCATCCGGCAAAACCGTGCTCGGTTACGACAAGACCCAAACCAAGCTGACTTCTGCCCTGATTTCGGAGGGAATCGATATTGTTTTTGAAGATAGTATTAATGACAAAATCCAAAATTTAGACAAAGAAAATACGCTCGTCATTTACACTCCCGCCATCAAGAAACTTGACATTCTGAATTATTTTAATGATAATGGTTTCACGGTTTTGAAGCGGGCAAAAGTTCTCGGAATGATCACCGAAAACACCGATTGCATCGCAGTTGCGGGAACCCACGGAAAAACAACGACCTCGTCTTTGGTGGCGCATTTATGCAACGAGGCGAATCTTCCGTTCTCCTGCTTCCTCGGTGGAATCGCGGAAAACTTTAAATCGAATTTCCTTTTCAACGGCGACCAAGTTTCCGTAGTCGAAGCTGATGAATACGACAGAAGTTTCCTCAACCTCTCTCCAGATTGGGCGATCATTACTTCCACGGATGCGGACCATTTGGATATTTACGGCGACAAAGCCACAATCGAACAGGGATTCCGTGATTTTGCCAATCTCGTTCCCGAAAACGAGCATCTCTTTATCAGAAAGGGAATCCAAATCGGAAGAGGCGCCAAAACTTACGCTGTCAACGAAAAAGCTGATTTCTATTCCGACAATATCCGCGAAGTCGGTGATAAGATTTACTTCGATTTCCACGCTCCAAATGCGGAAGCGGATGATTTCGTTTGGGAAATCCCTGGAATCCACAACGTGGAAAATGCAACGGCCGCAATCGCATTGCTGAACAGTTTCGGAGTGGATTTCGAAACTTTAAAACTGGGAATTGCCAACTTTAAGGGAATTAAAAGAAGATACACCAAACATTCTTTTGAAAACGGAAAAATATACATCGACGATTATGCGCATCATCCGACGGAACTCAACGCGGTGATTGGCTCGATCAAGCATTTTTATCCACAAAAAAAATTGCTGGTCGCTTTTCAGCCGCACCTATTCAGCAGAACTCGGGATTTTGCAGACGGTTTCGCAGAAAGTTTAAACCAAGCCGACGAACTCATCTTGCTCGACATTTATCCAGCACGCGAACTTCAGGAAAATTTCGAAGGCGTGACTTCGGACTGGCTTTTAGAAAAAGTGAAATTAGACAAAAAGGAAGTTTCAACTTTGGGTGAAAGCTTTAATAAAATAAAAGAAAAAGATTTCGATGTACTGCTCACAGTCGGTGCCGGAAATATTGACACGCTGTACGATTCAATTGTTGAATGGTTGAGCAAGAAGTAA
- a CDS encoding cell division protein FtsQ/DivIB gives MKNKFRILKILTTVIIFGFLLSFSLRKFNDKSMEKVAVNMVKTKQPVYFIDEKDIREIVKKSNPTKRIGDINIPNLEKKLKQLPAVDSANVYLMLNGKLNLDIKQRVPVFRLNKGDRDFYVDEKGVEFPISKNYSFPCMLVTGDVKKSEYEKLAELVEKINHDEFSKKYFIGISKENGNYQLLTSEGNYKVEIGDLNNIDFKVKGFKTFVEKYLVYQQPEKYKKVSVKYDNQIVTTLNPNFKENDSVINAAKKELAKLPALTQKKEEAERKLNEQPVAKPTEKKPETKPKEKPKAAEPEKKKTESEPKPAAKKEAAPTKKEAPKKHETAKKETSKKTETKPKTPAKPAEKKTEPKPKAKVKIE, from the coding sequence ATGAAAAACAAATTCAGAATATTAAAAATATTAACTACAGTAATCATTTTCGGATTTCTGCTGAGTTTTTCATTGAGGAAATTCAACGACAAATCGATGGAAAAAGTTGCGGTGAATATGGTAAAAACCAAGCAGCCAGTTTACTTCATCGATGAAAAGGATATCAGGGAAATTGTAAAAAAATCGAACCCCACCAAAAGAATCGGCGACATCAATATCCCAAATTTAGAGAAGAAGCTCAAACAACTACCCGCAGTTGACAGCGCAAATGTGTACTTGATGCTCAACGGAAAACTGAACCTTGACATCAAGCAAAGAGTTCCCGTATTCCGCCTCAATAAAGGTGACCGAGACTTTTATGTCGATGAAAAAGGGGTAGAATTCCCCATCTCGAAAAACTACTCGTTTCCGTGTATGCTGGTTACGGGTGATGTGAAGAAGTCCGAATATGAAAAACTGGCGGAACTGGTAGAAAAGATCAACCACGATGAATTCAGCAAAAAGTACTTCATCGGGATTTCAAAAGAAAACGGAAATTACCAATTGCTCACCAGCGAAGGAAATTACAAGGTGGAAATCGGCGACTTAAACAATATTGATTTTAAAGTAAAGGGCTTTAAGACATTTGTTGAAAAATACCTGGTTTATCAGCAACCCGAGAAATACAAAAAGGTTTCAGTGAAATACGACAACCAAATCGTGACCACGCTGAATCCCAACTTTAAAGAAAACGACAGCGTGATCAATGCAGCGAAAAAAGAATTGGCAAAATTACCTGCATTAACACAGAAAAAGGAAGAAGCAGAAAGAAAACTCAATGAGCAACCTGTAGCGAAACCCACCGAAAAAAAACCGGAAACCAAACCAAAAGAAAAACCTAAAGCAGCTGAACCCGAAAAAAAGAAAACGGAAAGCGAACCAAAACCCGCAGCGAAAAAGGAAGCTGCACCAACAAAAAAAGAAGCTCCAAAAAAGCATGAAACAGCGAAAAAGGAAACTTCGAAAAAAACAGAAACCAAACCAAAAACCCCGGCAAAACCGGCAGAAAAGAAAACGGAGCCAAAACCAAAAGCAAAAGTAAAAATCGAATAA
- the ftsA gene encoding cell division protein FtsA: MENHEYSVGLDIGTTKIVAIVGRRNAHGKIEVLGVGKAKSLGVHKGIVNNISQTIQSIKSAVAEAQSSSGVPIHKVTVGIAGKHIRSLQHSDYIMRENPDQYITEDDIEKLKEQVKKLVMLPGEEIIHVLPQEYKVDSEGEIQEPIGMHGKRLEANFHVVVGQMGSIRNIARCVREAGLEMESLTLEPLASSESVLTKEEKEAGVAIVDIGGGTTDIAIFKDNIIRHTCVIPYGGGIITDDIKEGCSIIEKHAEQLKVKFGSAVPELEKDSTFVTIPGLHGRPDKEISLKTLAQVVNARVEEILEMVNTELKAYGAFEQKKKLIAGIVLTGGGSNLRHLRQLANYTTGFDSRIGFANEYVANDKNQYLKGPEYATAIGLLMESLKIRDKKHGVEQPEEKVENVETASTQNQTATEQPEFRTEETPEIPREKQKANRLTIGQKIMESVKKFFEEVE, from the coding sequence ATGGAAAATCACGAGTATTCAGTAGGGCTTGACATCGGAACCACAAAGATTGTGGCGATTGTCGGCAGAAGAAACGCCCACGGAAAAATTGAGGTGCTCGGCGTTGGAAAAGCAAAAAGTTTGGGAGTGCACAAAGGAATTGTGAACAACATCTCGCAAACAATTCAGTCTATTAAATCCGCCGTAGCAGAAGCTCAGTCAAGTTCAGGCGTGCCAATTCACAAAGTTACGGTGGGAATCGCCGGAAAACACATCCGCTCGCTACAGCATTCGGACTACATTATGCGGGAAAATCCCGACCAGTACATTACCGAAGACGACATCGAAAAATTGAAGGAACAGGTAAAGAAACTGGTAATGCTTCCCGGTGAAGAGATCATCCACGTTCTTCCGCAGGAGTACAAAGTAGATTCCGAAGGCGAAATTCAGGAACCGATCGGAATGCACGGCAAACGATTGGAAGCAAACTTCCACGTTGTTGTAGGACAAATGGGAAGCATCCGAAACATCGCAAGATGCGTTCGTGAAGCAGGTCTGGAAATGGAGTCGCTTACTTTGGAACCGCTTGCTTCATCGGAATCTGTTTTGACAAAAGAAGAAAAAGAAGCCGGAGTTGCCATCGTTGACATCGGTGGAGGAACAACGGATATCGCGATCTTTAAAGACAATATCATCCGTCATACCTGCGTAATTCCTTACGGTGGCGGAATCATTACCGACGATATTAAGGAGGGTTGCTCCATCATCGAGAAACACGCAGAACAACTGAAAGTGAAATTCGGTTCCGCAGTTCCTGAGCTTGAAAAGGACAGCACTTTCGTGACCATTCCCGGACTTCATGGAAGACCCGATAAAGAGATCTCGCTGAAAACTTTGGCGCAAGTAGTGAACGCTCGTGTGGAAGAAATCCTGGAAATGGTGAATACAGAACTGAAAGCATACGGCGCTTTTGAGCAAAAGAAAAAACTCATCGCGGGAATCGTATTGACAGGAGGTGGCTCTAACCTTCGTCATCTTCGTCAGTTAGCGAATTACACGACAGGTTTCGACAGCAGAATTGGTTTTGCCAACGAATATGTTGCCAACGACAAAAACCAATATTTGAAAGGGCCTGAATACGCAACTGCGATTGGACTTTTAATGGAAAGCTTAAAGATCCGCGACAAGAAGCATGGAGTGGAACAACCGGAAGAAAAAGTTGAAAATGTAGAAACAGCATCCACTCAAAATCAAACTGCTACCGAACAACCAGAATTCCGTACCGAAGAAACACCGGAAATCCCAAGGGAAAAACAGAAAGCAAACCGCTTGACCATCGGCCAGAAAATTATGGAAAGCGTAAAAAAGTTCTTTGAAGAAGTAGAATAA
- the ftsZ gene encoding cell division protein FtsZ codes for MENMGNTGFSFDLPKGNSSIIKVIGVGGGGNNALKHMYERGIHGVDFVICNTDAQTLDNNPVSNKVQLGITMTEGLGAGADPDVGEKAAIESIEEIKAAMGQNTKMVFITAGMGGGTGTGAAPVIAKIAKEMGILTVGIVTVPFSFEGKRRLEQAEVGLEKLRNNVDSLIVINNDKLRQQFGNLGFKSGFSKADEVLTNAAKGMAEVITGYFDVNIDFRDAKSVLQNSGTALMSNGIASGENKAEEAVKKALDSPLLNDNKITGAKNVLLLIRSGSEEVTMDEIGVIMDHIQKEAGNTADIIFGVGTDEELGDSVSVLVIATGFAKDHHKHSGPTETIKFSLSDSLERPVKKESPFKQNVEREEIKREDFATKSLFVLDDEEDLNTPEFKVKTVEKKTVVEVEKPAEIKFFDLEEPVEEEVKLIQKYVIDEEETTAELDLFSYEEDLYEEPASQSFTFETEDKKQETPLENKTSFSEEKPIEFSFFVNEPIEEPKVETPQPKAATQPEPVQKIEPKVEEKIAQPKEESVKFEVEEDFTFISKSSSDKVAERRNKLKEFNSRYQNFEQENDFETVPAFRRKNISIGHENASEQRINTFLSENDGKMQVRENRFLNKDVD; via the coding sequence ATGGAAAATATGGGCAACACAGGATTTTCATTTGATTTACCAAAAGGAAATTCATCAATAATAAAGGTAATTGGTGTCGGCGGCGGCGGAAACAACGCGTTGAAACACATGTACGAAAGAGGAATTCACGGAGTAGATTTCGTGATCTGCAATACCGATGCGCAGACTTTGGACAACAATCCGGTTTCAAACAAAGTTCAATTGGGAATCACCATGACAGAAGGACTCGGCGCAGGAGCTGATCCCGATGTTGGTGAAAAAGCAGCAATTGAAAGCATCGAAGAGATTAAAGCCGCGATGGGACAAAACACCAAAATGGTTTTCATTACCGCAGGAATGGGAGGTGGAACAGGAACCGGAGCTGCACCTGTAATTGCGAAAATCGCGAAGGAAATGGGAATTCTCACTGTGGGAATTGTGACTGTTCCGTTCAGTTTTGAGGGAAAAAGAAGATTGGAACAGGCAGAAGTGGGACTCGAAAAACTGAGAAATAATGTCGATTCACTGATTGTCATTAATAACGACAAACTTCGACAACAGTTCGGAAACCTTGGTTTCAAATCAGGATTCTCGAAAGCGGACGAAGTTTTGACCAACGCTGCAAAAGGAATGGCAGAAGTAATTACGGGATATTTCGACGTTAACATCGACTTCCGTGATGCGAAATCGGTACTACAAAATTCAGGTACCGCATTGATGTCGAACGGAATTGCTTCCGGCGAAAACAAGGCGGAAGAAGCGGTGAAAAAAGCACTCGATTCCCCATTGTTGAACGACAACAAAATAACCGGCGCGAAAAACGTACTCCTTTTGATCAGAAGTGGTTCCGAAGAAGTTACGATGGACGAAATCGGAGTGATTATGGACCACATCCAGAAAGAGGCAGGAAACACCGCGGATATTATTTTCGGGGTTGGAACAGATGAGGAACTCGGCGATTCCGTAAGCGTTTTGGTGATTGCGACAGGTTTTGCAAAAGACCATCACAAACATTCAGGACCGACTGAAACTATCAAGTTTTCACTTTCGGATTCTTTAGAAAGACCAGTGAAAAAAGAATCTCCGTTTAAACAAAACGTGGAAAGAGAGGAAATCAAAAGAGAAGATTTCGCAACAAAAAGCTTGTTCGTTCTCGATGACGAGGAAGATTTGAACACTCCTGAATTCAAGGTAAAAACCGTTGAAAAGAAAACTGTCGTAGAAGTAGAAAAACCTGCAGAAATAAAATTCTTCGATTTGGAAGAACCGGTTGAAGAAGAAGTAAAGCTAATTCAGAAATACGTGATCGACGAGGAGGAAACTACTGCAGAACTTGATCTTTTCTCTTATGAAGAAGATTTGTACGAAGAACCTGCATCTCAGTCATTCACCTTCGAAACAGAAGATAAGAAACAGGAAACTCCACTTGAAAACAAAACCTCTTTCTCTGAAGAGAAGCCAATAGAATTCAGTTTTTTCGTAAACGAACCGATTGAGGAGCCGAAAGTTGAAACACCTCAACCAAAAGCTGCGACCCAACCTGAACCGGTTCAGAAAATTGAGCCAAAGGTGGAAGAAAAAATCGCTCAACCCAAAGAAGAATCCGTAAAGTTTGAGGTAGAAGAAGACTTCACCTTCATCAGCAAAAGTTCCAGCGACAAAGTTGCGGAGCGTAGAAACAAGCTGAAAGAATTCAACTCGAGATACCAAAACTTCGAACAGGAAAACGATTTCGAAACTGTTCCGGCGTTCAGAAGAAAAAATATTTCCATCGGTCACGAAAACGCTTCTGAGCAGAGAATCAACACCTTCCTTTCCGAAAACGACGGAAAAATGCAGGTGAGAGAGAACAGGTTTTTGAATAAAGACGTGGACTAA
- a CDS encoding GatB/YqeY domain-containing protein, with amino-acid sequence MSLENTINDAIKTAMKEKDKVALDSLRAVKSQILLLKTEAKGAEVSAEQEIAILQRMIKQRKDSFEQFAAQGRNDLAEVEDAQMKVIEKFLPKQLSPEELEAEIKNIISEVGAESIKDLGKVMGTASKALAGKSDGKSISEMAKKLLS; translated from the coding sequence ATGAGTTTAGAAAACACCATCAACGACGCGATAAAAACCGCGATGAAAGAGAAAGACAAAGTTGCCCTTGATTCTCTACGTGCGGTGAAATCGCAGATTTTGTTACTGAAAACCGAGGCGAAAGGTGCAGAAGTTTCCGCAGAGCAGGAAATTGCCATCTTGCAGCGGATGATCAAGCAGCGAAAAGATTCTTTCGAACAGTTCGCTGCGCAGGGACGAAACGATTTGGCAGAAGTAGAAGACGCACAGATGAAAGTCATCGAAAAGTTTTTGCCAAAACAGCTTTCACCTGAAGAACTGGAAGCAGAAATCAAGAATATCATTTCAGAAGTAGGCGCAGAAAGTATCAAGGATTTAGGAAAAGTGATGGGAACAGCTTCCAAAGCTTTAGCCGGAAAATCCGACGGAAAGTCAATTTCGGAAATGGCGAAAAAGCTGCTTTCATAA